A region of the Nitrospirota bacterium genome:
TCTGGAGAGGGAATTACAAAGATAACTTCACAAAAAATAATATGATGAACAATCCAGCCGTCAATTCAATAAATGCAGAAACCGAAGGAAACAAAAATATACTGACCACTGCGTTTAGCGCAGAAAAATAATTTACAATGTCAAATCTCGTTTCCATCCTTATCCCGGCATATAATGCCGAAAAATGGATCAAGTATACCATAGAGTCTGCTTTATCTCAGACCTGGGGCCGCAAGGAAATAATCATAGTTGATGACGGGTCTTCTGACAAGACATTACAAATAGCTAAGAAGTACGAATCAAAGTCGGTAAAAGTTGTAACGCAGGAAAACGGCGGGGCGAGCGCCGCGAGAAACAGGGCATTGAAGTATGCGCAGGGAGATTATATTCAGTGGCTTGATGCTGATGACCTCTTGCACCCGGAAAAGATAGCGTTGCAGCTGGATGAGAGTGATGACGGGCAGAGCTCCCGGACATTGCTTACCTGCAGTTGGGGAAAGTTTTATTTTCGCCAGCAGAAAGCGAAAATAAATCCCGATTCCCTATGGCAAGACGCAGCGCCTGTTGACTGGATCATGAGGAAATTCATGGATAATGTGTGGATGAATCCGGCAGTCTGGCTGGTTAGCAGACGCCTGACAGAAATGGCCGGACCATGGGATGAAAGATTGTCCATTTCCGGAGTAGACGATGGGGAATATATATGCAGGGTGGTAGCCGCAAGCGAAAGGGTTAAATTTGTCCCAAATGCAAGGTCTTATTACCGCCAGTCGGGTTTCTCCCAATTGAGCAGGACATATACTAATAAGTCTCGTGAGTCTTTGCTCTTGGCAATAAATCTCAGCATAGGGCATCTCAGATCTCTGGAAGAAAGCGAAAGAACCAGAAGTGCAAGTTTAATCTATCTGCAAAGTTATCTATCGTATTTTTACTTTATCACCGACGAGGTCGAGCTGCTTGATAAGATAAGAGTACTTGCCCACGAGTTGGGTGGAGAATTGATGCCGCCGAAGCTAAACATGAAAGAAGGTCTTATGTGCAAGCTTTTCGGGATGAAGAAGGGAAGGCAGCTTATGAGGACTCTCCGCAAACTTAGGTTTGGCATACCGATAAAGTGGGATGAGTGGCTGTTTATAATATCCAAGCCAGAATATAACCAAAAAAAATCATGAACACACCAGTCGAAAAAAATAAGAAAATCTGGATAGATCTGGACAATTCTCCGCATGTACCCTTCTTCATCCCTATTATGAAGGAGCTGGAGAAAAGAGGACACTCAGTTTTCCTTACGACACGCGATTGCTTTCAGGTATGCAGCCTTGCTGATTATTATAAGTTGAGCCACAGAAGGATAGGGAAACATTACGGTGCAAATAAGCTGCTTAAGGTTCTGGGTACACTATGGCGGAGCATGCAACTTGCACCGATAGTGCTAAGAGAAAAACCGTATATATCCTTATCACACGGATCACGTTCTCTGATCATTTTATCTTCTTTACTTCGCATACCAACAGTTCTCCTTTTTGACTATGAATATTCAAAAAGCATACCGTTCATTAAACCAGTCATGGGCATTGCCCCGGAAGTGATAAATGGAGCTGATAACGGAAACAAATCCAAGATGGGTGTACATGGGTACAGTGGTATAAAGGAGGATGTTTATGTCAGTTCGTTCAGGCCTGACGCATCGTTTTTGAAGAAACTGGGTCTCAAAGAGGACGATATGGTAGTAACTATACGTCCGCCCGCTACGGAGGCGCACTACCATAATCCGGAGAGTGAAAAACTTTTTTTTGAAGTTGTCGAATTTTTGGGCAGCATTCCCGATGTCCGAATGGTCATTTTGCCAAGAAATGAGAAGACACAGAGGGAGTTTGTCTACAAAACCTGGCCCAGGATGTGTGATGACCGAAAGATAATTGTCCCTAACCAGGCCCTGAACGGTCTTGATCTGATATGGTATTCCGATTTTGTGATAAGCGGCGGTGGAACCATGAACAGGGAGGCTGCAGCATTGGGTGTTCCTGTATATAGCATCTTTCGGGGAAAGATCGGGGCAGTTGACAGATATCTGTCTGACAAAGGACGCCTCACACTTATCGAGACTGTTGAAGATGTGAGGTCGAAGATCAGGCCTGTCAGGCGGTCTAAGGGGAAGGAAGCCGGCTTAGGTGATGGAATAGCTCTTAAGCAAATTGTGGCAGCAATAGAAAAAGTGATTGAAAAGATCTGATTTGATTAAACTGATTCAGGAATCGTCTTATATAAAACGTGAAAATATGAGACCAGAACAAAAAACCAATAGCAGGTGATATCGCAATGTTAATCCATCTCGTCTGTGCCGCCAGGCCAAATTTCATGAAAATTGCACCGCTGTACCATGCCCTCAAGAGAGAGCCCTGGGCTGTCCCGGTGATTGTCCATACCGGACAGCATTACGATATCAATATGTCCGATGCCTTTTTCGAGGACCTTGGTCTGCCGAATCCCGACATCAATCTTGACGTGAAAAGCGGCACCCATGCTGAACAGACAGGTCGTGTCATGATCTCCTATGAAAAAGTACTTCAGGAGAAGAGGCCTGATCTGGTTGTTGTGGTAGGTGATGTCAACTCAACCATGGCTGCAACCATTGCTGCATCCAAACTTGGGATCAAAGTGGCTCATCTTGAGGCTGGATTGCGGTCTTTTGACAGGACCATGCCTGAGGAGATCAACAGGCTGGTCACCGATGTCCTTGCGGATATGCTCTGGACACCATCGAGAGATGGTTCGGAAAATTTGATCAGGGAAGGGATATCCCCTGATAAGATCCATCTGGTGGGGAATATCATGATAGATTCCCTTGAAATGCTGAGGAGGAAGATTGAAGAACAGGATACGTACAGTACCTTCAATGTGAAAGCGGGCGAATATGGGATCGTTACGATGCATCGGCCTTCGAATGTGGATGATCCGATTATCCTGAGAGACATATGCAATATCCTCAGGGACATTGCTGAAAAGGTACCACTTATTTTCCCGATCCATCCGAGAACCCGAAAAAAGATAGAGGAAAACAATTTGCTGTCAGGTCTGGAACAGTCTGATAAATTGTTTCTGCCGGAACCCCTTAATTATGTTCGTTTTATGAATTTGGTCTTTAATTGTCGCTTTGTTATAACAGACTCCGGCGGGCTTCAGGAGGAAACAAGCTATCTCGGTATTCCCTGCCTGACGCTCAGGAAAAACACCGAGCGACCGGTCACTATTACTGACGGCTCGAATCAATTGTGCGAATTGAGTGACCTAAAAAGGAAAACGGATGAGATTATTCAAGGAAGAATTCAGAAGAGAAACACCATCGAGCTGTGGGACGGTA
Encoded here:
- a CDS encoding glycosyltransferase family 2 protein, whose amino-acid sequence is MSNLVSILIPAYNAEKWIKYTIESALSQTWGRKEIIIVDDGSSDKTLQIAKKYESKSVKVVTQENGGASAARNRALKYAQGDYIQWLDADDLLHPEKIALQLDESDDGQSSRTLLTCSWGKFYFRQQKAKINPDSLWQDAAPVDWIMRKFMDNVWMNPAVWLVSRRLTEMAGPWDERLSISGVDDGEYICRVVAASERVKFVPNARSYYRQSGFSQLSRTYTNKSRESLLLAINLSIGHLRSLEESERTRSASLIYLQSYLSYFYFITDEVELLDKIRVLAHELGGELMPPKLNMKEGLMCKLFGMKKGRQLMRTLRKLRFGIPIKWDEWLFIISKPEYNQKKS
- a CDS encoding DUF354 domain-containing protein, yielding MNTPVEKNKKIWIDLDNSPHVPFFIPIMKELEKRGHSVFLTTRDCFQVCSLADYYKLSHRRIGKHYGANKLLKVLGTLWRSMQLAPIVLREKPYISLSHGSRSLIILSSLLRIPTVLLFDYEYSKSIPFIKPVMGIAPEVINGADNGNKSKMGVHGYSGIKEDVYVSSFRPDASFLKKLGLKEDDMVVTIRPPATEAHYHNPESEKLFFEVVEFLGSIPDVRMVILPRNEKTQREFVYKTWPRMCDDRKIIVPNQALNGLDLIWYSDFVISGGGTMNREAAALGVPVYSIFRGKIGAVDRYLSDKGRLTLIETVEDVRSKIRPVRRSKGKEAGLGDGIALKQIVAAIEKVIEKI
- the wecB gene encoding UDP-N-acetylglucosamine 2-epimerase (non-hydrolyzing), encoding MLIHLVCAARPNFMKIAPLYHALKREPWAVPVIVHTGQHYDINMSDAFFEDLGLPNPDINLDVKSGTHAEQTGRVMISYEKVLQEKRPDLVVVVGDVNSTMAATIAASKLGIKVAHLEAGLRSFDRTMPEEINRLVTDVLADMLWTPSRDGSENLIREGISPDKIHLVGNIMIDSLEMLRRKIEEQDTYSTFNVKAGEYGIVTMHRPSNVDDPIILRDICNILRDIAEKVPLIFPIHPRTRKKIEENNLLSGLEQSDKLFLPEPLNYVRFMNLVFNCRFVITDSGGLQEETSYLGIPCLTLRKNTERPVTITDGSNQLCELSDLKRKTDEIIQGRIQKRNTIELWDGKTAGRIVDILRTL